The Desulfosporosinus acidiphilus SJ4 genome has a window encoding:
- the fdhF gene encoding formate dehydrogenase subunit alpha — MEWLTITIDGREVSVPKGTTVLEACRMNNIPIPTLCHDPELTPAGACRLCVVQIEGMRNLPPSCVTQATQGMKIETQNAKVRAARKMILELLVANHPLDCMTCEKMGNCSLAEFAYEYGVKGEVFEGEKRSLPVDDANPFIIRDPNKCILCGKCIKACSEIQGKSRLDFSFRGFNTQVGPEFNLPLQESECDFCGSCVSVCPVGALTEKQMVGKGRPWEITKVQTTCPFCGVGCNFDLNVKDGKVIGVTSNPQAPVNGKALCVKGRFGMDMIYSSRRVTTPLIRKDGVLVPADWDEALDLVASKFREIKDTYGPNSLAALSSAHCTNEENYLMQKFMRAVIGTNNVDHCARTUHAPTVAGLATSFGSGAMTNSINEIPNTKCMFVIGSNATEAHPVIGTKMKQALAKGAKLIVADPRCIDLAECSDIWLRLRPGTDIALINGIMNIIIANGWENRAFIDTRTEGFEKLKETVQNYTPEFTSQITGVPVEQLVEAARMYATAERAQIFYTLGITEHSCGTDNVMSLANLAMLTGNIGRESTGVNPLRGQNNVQGACDMGALPNVYPGYQQVSNPEVRAKFEAAWGVPLDPNPGFMIPDMFEAAVSKQLRALYVMGEDPVMTDADANHVRKGLKALDFLVVQEIFLSETALLADVVLPGASYAEKTGTVTNTERRVQMVNQAIKPLGNAKTDGEIICELANRMGYPFPYSSAAEVMDEIAQLTPQFAGISYARLGTQGLQWPVPSMEHPGTKFLHEGKFNRGKGLFVPCENQPPKEQPDAEYPLLLSTGRKLSLYNVFTQSSEGLVKNSPEELAELNPADAKQLGISDGEVVKVASRRGELNTKVKVTERVPLGMIFMTLHYTESPTNVLTNGAYDKVTKTYEYKVCGVKVSKL; from the coding sequence TTGGAGTGGCTTACAATTACTATTGACGGCCGTGAAGTCAGTGTTCCCAAGGGGACGACTGTGCTTGAAGCCTGTCGCATGAATAATATTCCGATTCCAACTTTGTGTCATGATCCGGAGCTTACCCCTGCCGGGGCTTGCCGTTTATGTGTGGTTCAAATTGAAGGAATGAGAAATCTTCCTCCTTCTTGTGTCACCCAAGCGACCCAGGGAATGAAAATCGAGACTCAAAATGCCAAAGTCCGGGCAGCCCGCAAAATGATTTTAGAGCTATTGGTTGCTAATCATCCCTTAGACTGTATGACATGCGAAAAAATGGGAAATTGTTCGTTAGCTGAATTTGCTTACGAGTATGGAGTAAAAGGTGAGGTATTCGAAGGGGAAAAGCGTAGTCTCCCTGTGGATGATGCAAATCCTTTTATTATAAGAGATCCGAATAAATGTATCTTATGCGGAAAATGTATCAAGGCTTGTTCCGAAATCCAAGGGAAAAGCAGGTTGGATTTTTCCTTCCGTGGTTTTAATACTCAAGTGGGTCCTGAGTTTAATCTTCCTTTGCAGGAGTCTGAATGCGATTTCTGCGGTTCTTGTGTCTCAGTCTGCCCGGTGGGTGCACTGACCGAAAAACAAATGGTTGGGAAAGGTCGTCCCTGGGAAATTACAAAAGTTCAAACCACATGCCCCTTCTGTGGGGTGGGCTGCAACTTTGACCTAAATGTCAAAGACGGAAAGGTTATTGGGGTAACCTCGAACCCGCAGGCTCCTGTCAATGGCAAAGCCCTTTGCGTCAAAGGCCGTTTTGGGATGGACATGATTTATAGCTCCAGACGTGTAACAACACCTTTGATTAGAAAGGACGGAGTCCTGGTTCCAGCGGATTGGGATGAAGCTTTAGATTTGGTTGCTTCGAAGTTCCGTGAAATTAAGGATACCTACGGACCTAATTCACTGGCAGCCTTGAGTTCAGCTCATTGTACCAATGAAGAAAATTATTTAATGCAAAAATTCATGCGCGCGGTGATCGGAACCAATAATGTTGATCACTGCGCCAGGACCTGACACGCTCCCACTGTGGCCGGTCTGGCCACTTCATTCGGATCAGGTGCTATGACAAATTCAATCAATGAGATTCCAAATACTAAGTGTATGTTCGTAATTGGTTCAAATGCAACGGAGGCTCATCCGGTAATTGGAACCAAGATGAAGCAGGCATTGGCCAAGGGTGCAAAACTCATTGTTGCCGATCCTCGCTGTATTGATTTGGCAGAGTGCTCAGATATATGGCTGAGACTTCGCCCGGGAACTGATATCGCCCTGATTAACGGGATTATGAATATTATTATCGCTAATGGCTGGGAAAATCGTGCCTTCATTGATACACGGACCGAAGGGTTTGAAAAGCTTAAAGAAACTGTTCAGAACTATACACCTGAATTTACCAGTCAGATTACCGGTGTGCCGGTAGAACAACTCGTTGAAGCTGCAAGAATGTATGCAACGGCTGAACGGGCGCAGATTTTCTATACGTTAGGGATTACAGAACACTCTTGCGGTACAGATAATGTAATGAGTTTAGCAAACCTTGCTATGCTGACCGGAAATATAGGCAGGGAATCAACTGGGGTCAATCCGCTGCGCGGGCAAAATAACGTTCAAGGCGCCTGCGATATGGGAGCTCTGCCCAACGTATATCCGGGGTATCAGCAAGTCAGTAACCCGGAGGTTCGGGCTAAATTTGAAGCCGCTTGGGGAGTTCCCCTCGACCCGAATCCTGGTTTTATGATTCCGGATATGTTTGAGGCTGCAGTGAGCAAACAACTGCGTGCTCTTTATGTTATGGGTGAAGATCCTGTAATGACGGATGCGGATGCCAACCATGTACGCAAAGGTTTAAAAGCTCTGGATTTCCTTGTGGTGCAGGAAATTTTCTTATCGGAAACTGCTCTGCTGGCTGACGTTGTTTTGCCGGGGGCAAGTTACGCAGAAAAGACAGGAACCGTTACCAATACAGAGCGCAGGGTCCAAATGGTTAATCAGGCCATTAAACCCTTGGGGAACGCCAAGACTGATGGGGAAATTATCTGTGAACTTGCCAATCGGATGGGTTATCCATTCCCCTATTCTTCCGCGGCAGAGGTTATGGATGAAATTGCTCAGCTCACTCCTCAATTTGCCGGTATTTCTTATGCCCGACTGGGTACCCAAGGACTGCAATGGCCGGTTCCCAGTATGGAGCACCCTGGAACTAAGTTCTTGCATGAAGGAAAATTTAATAGGGGCAAAGGACTTTTCGTTCCCTGTGAAAATCAACCACCTAAAGAACAGCCTGACGCAGAATACCCATTATTGCTTAGTACGGGGCGGAAACTTTCCCTTTACAATGTGTTTACTCAAAGTTCAGAAGGGTTAGTTAAAAACTCTCCGGAAGAGTTGGCAGAGCTTAACCCTGCTGATGCCAAGCAACTGGGAATAAGTGACGGTGAAGTTGTCAAGGTGGCCTCTCGTCGGGGTGAGCTGAACACGAAGGTTAAGGTAACAGAACGTGTACCTTTGGGTATGATATTTATGACACTTCATTATACGGAGTCGCCGACCAACGTTCTAACCAACGGAGCCTACGATAAAGTCACCAAGACGTATGAGTACAAGGTTTGCGGAGTAAAGGTTTCAAAACTTTAA
- the mobA gene encoding molybdenum cofactor guanylyltransferase produces the protein MTDLGMKRPQPKLEATGILLAGGKSSRMKRNKAFLEYDGKPLAGRAIEVLDAVFSEVLISSNDQELYKRYNFPVIQDELRDQGPLAGLYQGLKAATFKSVFFVACDMPFLQIELIRFLFRWASDYDIVVPRIGPVIHPLHAFYNRSCLPGIIKNLEAGRLKIRDLFQDYSVKYVDEIELKGFSDLSQVFCNVNTPEDWSEILKP, from the coding sequence GTGACAGACCTTGGCATGAAAAGACCACAACCCAAGCTAGAGGCCACAGGAATTTTATTGGCGGGAGGAAAAAGTTCACGCATGAAAAGGAATAAGGCCTTCCTGGAATATGATGGCAAGCCTCTTGCGGGGCGTGCTATAGAAGTTTTAGATGCGGTATTTTCCGAAGTACTGATTAGCAGTAATGATCAGGAACTTTACAAGAGATATAATTTCCCCGTCATCCAAGATGAACTACGTGATCAAGGACCTCTGGCAGGACTATATCAGGGTTTGAAGGCCGCTACCTTTAAATCTGTTTTTTTTGTTGCCTGTGATATGCCGTTTCTGCAAATAGAGCTGATTCGTTTTCTGTTTCGTTGGGCATCGGATTATGACATAGTAGTTCCCCGGATCGGTCCGGTAATTCATCCGCTTCACGCTTTTTATAATCGGAGCTGTCTCCCTGGGATTATAAAAAATCTTGAGGCCGGACGCCTCAAGATTAGGGATCTGTTTCAGGATTACTCTGTCAAATATGTGGATGAAATTGAGCTTAAAGGTTTTTCTGATTTAAGCCAGGTGTTTTGCAATGTGAATACTCCTGAGGATTGGTCCGAAATCCTTAAACCATAA
- the fdhD gene encoding formate dehydrogenase accessory sulfurtransferase FdhD, whose translation MKNEIVTYTILKAKGLQLEQVEDCVVQEIPLTIHFNREEIATLLCSPSQIEELTLGFLLNEGFIRVPEDISEIRQDPKDHLVWVEGKPCLLQKELMTKRFVSACCGKSRASFCFANDALMVKPLTSKHSITLTEAYGYTAFLQSPLPLFQATGGIHSGGVGYQGQVVLTSYDIGRHNVFDKLNGSAFRSGLQLDNHVIFFSGRVSSEILLKVAKMKVPILIARGAPTDMAISQASALNITIIGFAREQRLNIYTCPERIMV comes from the coding sequence ATGAAAAACGAAATAGTGACTTATACCATATTAAAAGCAAAAGGACTGCAGCTCGAACAGGTTGAAGACTGCGTGGTTCAAGAAATTCCCTTAACTATTCACTTTAATCGAGAAGAAATCGCTACTTTATTATGCTCCCCTTCACAAATTGAAGAACTCACCCTGGGTTTTTTGCTAAATGAAGGTTTTATTCGAGTTCCTGAGGACATTTCTGAAATTCGTCAAGATCCTAAGGACCATTTAGTTTGGGTAGAGGGGAAACCTTGTCTTTTGCAAAAGGAACTAATGACCAAACGTTTTGTATCGGCTTGCTGTGGAAAAAGCCGAGCTTCATTTTGCTTTGCCAACGACGCACTGATGGTAAAGCCTCTTACCTCAAAACACAGTATCACGCTTACAGAAGCCTATGGTTATACCGCTTTTTTGCAGTCTCCCCTTCCGCTTTTTCAAGCAACGGGAGGAATTCATAGCGGCGGTGTGGGGTATCAAGGCCAAGTGGTTTTAACGAGTTATGACATCGGGCGGCATAATGTTTTTGATAAACTTAATGGCAGTGCCTTTCGTTCTGGTTTACAACTGGATAACCATGTTATTTTTTTTAGCGGGCGAGTATCTTCGGAAATTCTTCTTAAAGTCGCCAAAATGAAGGTTCCTATTCTTATTGCCCGCGGAGCGCCAACTGATATGGCTATATCCCAGGCGTCAGCCTTAAACATCACCATTATTGGCTTTGCCCGGGAGCAACGTCTGAATATTTATACTTGTCCTGAGCGAATTATGGTTTAA
- the moaA gene encoding GTP 3',8-cyclase MoaA, producing the protein MQDQFRRQINYLRISITDRCNLRCKYCMPSEGVAWMPHENILSYEEILRIMRISTQLGFHRFRITGGEPLVRKGILEFLGKGAQIPGVDDLMLTTNGLLLPEMAFGLKAAGVQRVNISLDTMNPERFAEITRGGDVSKVIQGIFRSLEAGLNPVKVNVVVVRDFNTQELPGFLTLAKQYPIHIRFIELMPIGTSSERRSDFVSIQEMKELLGVKQYIPTKEVPGGGPAEYFRPDDYKGSIGFISALSRHFCNTCNRIRLTPDGKLRPCLHNEREIDLLEGLRNGSSDQELLDIFAQAVWYKPAEHRMNEEALQGHRIMSQIGG; encoded by the coding sequence ATGCAGGATCAATTTCGCAGGCAAATAAATTATCTGAGGATTTCCATAACTGACCGTTGTAATCTCCGTTGTAAATACTGCATGCCAAGTGAGGGTGTAGCTTGGATGCCTCATGAGAATATCCTTAGCTATGAAGAAATCCTCCGTATCATGAGGATTAGTACGCAGCTTGGCTTCCATCGTTTTCGTATTACCGGGGGAGAACCTCTAGTTCGTAAAGGTATTCTGGAGTTTCTTGGGAAAGGAGCACAAATTCCTGGGGTCGATGATTTAATGCTTACTACCAACGGACTCCTTCTTCCAGAGATGGCTTTTGGTTTAAAAGCGGCGGGAGTTCAACGCGTGAATATTAGTCTTGATACAATGAATCCCGAGCGGTTTGCCGAGATTACCCGTGGCGGAGATGTTTCTAAGGTGATTCAGGGCATCTTCCGTTCGCTTGAAGCAGGCTTGAACCCTGTAAAAGTTAATGTTGTGGTTGTTCGTGATTTTAATACACAAGAATTGCCCGGCTTTTTAACCCTCGCTAAGCAATATCCGATTCATATCCGTTTTATCGAACTCATGCCCATTGGCACAAGTTCGGAACGACGAAGTGATTTCGTTTCTATCCAAGAAATGAAAGAATTGTTAGGAGTTAAACAGTATATTCCTACTAAGGAAGTCCCAGGCGGGGGACCAGCCGAATATTTTCGGCCGGATGACTATAAGGGTAGTATAGGGTTTATTAGTGCTTTGAGCCGACATTTTTGTAATACTTGTAATAGAATACGTTTAACCCCTGACGGCAAACTAAGGCCTTGTTTGCATAATGAACGGGAAATTGATTTACTTGAAGGATTGCGAAATGGAAGTTCAGATCAAGAACTGTTGGATATTTTTGCACAGGCAGTTTGGTATAAGCCAGCGGAGCATCGTATGAATGAAGAAGCTTTGCAGGGCCATCGCATTATGTCCCAAATCGGAGGTTAG
- the moaC gene encoding cyclic pyranopterin monophosphate synthase MoaC, with protein MEDLTHFDEQGRARMVDISDKAETSRVAVAHGNVLMQQDTLERIRAGRIAKGDVLAVAQVAGIMAAKQTSQLIPMCHPLGITGAKLSFHLKDPGEVEIEAIVKVQGKTGVEMEALTAVSVAALTIYDMCKAIDKSMTIGEIYLVEKQGGKSGHYVR; from the coding sequence ATGGAGGATTTAACGCATTTTGATGAACAAGGCCGTGCTCGCATGGTCGATATCAGTGATAAAGCAGAAACTTCCCGTGTTGCCGTGGCTCATGGCAATGTTTTAATGCAGCAGGATACCTTAGAACGTATTCGCGCCGGACGTATTGCCAAAGGAGATGTCTTAGCAGTTGCGCAAGTGGCAGGAATCATGGCGGCCAAACAGACCTCGCAGCTAATCCCTATGTGCCATCCTTTAGGCATTACCGGGGCAAAACTAAGCTTTCATTTGAAAGACCCTGGAGAAGTTGAGATTGAGGCCATCGTTAAAGTTCAAGGAAAAACAGGAGTGGAGATGGAAGCGCTCACTGCTGTCAGTGTCGCCGCACTGACTATCTATGATATGTGTAAAGCCATTGATAAATCTATGACCATTGGAGAAATTTATCTGGTAGAAAAACAGGGCGGAAAAAGCGGTCACTATGTACGGTAA
- a CDS encoding MOSC domain-containing protein gives MGKIVAVCISERKGMRKKNIGEGILKVNFGLEGDAHGGNWHRMVSLLAMESIKTMQDKGLDVGPGDFAENLTTEGLELCTLPIGTKLRIGATSIGEVTQIGKECHSKCAIFYQAGDCVMPKEGIFIRLLEGGVVRVGDTIEVIE, from the coding sequence ATGGGTAAAATCGTTGCTGTATGTATTAGTGAACGAAAAGGAATGCGCAAAAAAAATATAGGTGAAGGTATCTTGAAAGTGAATTTTGGCCTGGAAGGGGATGCTCACGGCGGAAATTGGCATCGCATGGTCAGTTTGCTGGCAATGGAAAGTATTAAAACGATGCAAGACAAAGGGTTAGATGTTGGTCCGGGAGATTTCGCCGAGAACTTGACGACGGAAGGGTTAGAATTATGTACTCTACCCATTGGAACAAAGCTAAGAATTGGTGCCACAAGTATTGGTGAAGTAACGCAAATTGGCAAGGAATGTCACTCGAAATGCGCGATTTTTTATCAAGCCGGAGATTGTGTGATGCCGAAGGAAGGGATTTTTATTCGTTTACTGGAAGGCGGAGTGGTTCGAGTAGGCGATACTATTGAGGTGATAGAATAA
- the mog gene encoding molybdopterin adenylyltransferase, which translates to MVRVGIITASDKGSRGEREDLSGPALKELVQEMGWEVAEYTVLPDDQRLLESTMRLWTDEIKLDLILTTGGTGFSLRDVTPEATLAVADRLVPGIAEVMRQESLKVTPKAMLSRAVAVLRKQTLIINMPGSPKAVRECFSVISPSLPHGIQILKGETSECATPVKPE; encoded by the coding sequence ATGGTTCGGGTTGGAATAATAACGGCAAGTGATAAAGGTTCCCGTGGAGAACGAGAAGATCTCTCCGGTCCTGCTCTTAAAGAGTTGGTTCAAGAGATGGGATGGGAAGTTGCTGAATATACAGTGCTTCCCGATGATCAACGTCTTTTGGAAAGTACCATGCGTTTGTGGACGGATGAAATTAAGCTGGATCTGATATTAACCACGGGGGGCACAGGGTTTTCTCTCCGCGATGTCACGCCAGAGGCAACGTTAGCAGTCGCTGATCGATTAGTGCCCGGTATAGCAGAAGTGATGCGCCAGGAAAGCTTAAAGGTGACCCCCAAGGCGATGTTAAGCAGAGCTGTGGCTGTTCTCAGAAAACAGACCCTTATTATAAATATGCCGGGAAGTCCTAAGGCGGTTCGTGAATGTTTCTCAGTGATTTCCCCATCCTTACCGCATGGTATCCAAATTCTCAAGGGTGAAACCAGTGAATGTGCGACTCCCGTTAAGCCGGAATAG
- a CDS encoding NYN domain-containing protein, with product MKAIAFVDYENIWTGLLERGHELTPEQLVQYLQVYAKKNDMDLQAIYLYANFDREEFWRTQTTFEKTNVFTRHVFSKNNYSSTGLRHNAADLELMLEAQEILLTRTATFDLFLLITGDGDFLSLLRKIRAWGKEVKVVGVGGSVHHSLQPYCEGDDLLEWVHHENPETEYLPEKDLVRGIQIIGTLQIRLPYVASTKARAALSELLGRSIPQVKEFIRYLLRENLLTEKEHLDSNLKIGKTKIYLLNLKDKKIEEALGPMLEEIAQRQAKLILEV from the coding sequence ATTAAAGCCATTGCGTTTGTTGATTACGAAAATATCTGGACGGGTTTACTTGAACGAGGCCATGAATTGACTCCGGAACAATTAGTGCAATATCTTCAGGTTTATGCCAAGAAGAATGATATGGATTTACAAGCCATCTACTTGTACGCAAATTTTGATCGCGAGGAGTTTTGGCGGACTCAAACGACCTTCGAGAAAACGAATGTCTTTACAAGACACGTATTTAGTAAAAACAATTACTCTAGTACGGGATTGCGCCACAACGCAGCGGATTTAGAGTTGATGCTGGAAGCCCAAGAAATATTGCTTACCCGGACAGCAACCTTTGATCTATTTTTACTGATTACAGGTGACGGAGATTTTCTCTCTCTATTACGCAAAATCAGAGCCTGGGGGAAAGAAGTGAAGGTTGTAGGGGTTGGCGGCAGTGTTCATCATTCTCTACAGCCCTATTGTGAAGGGGACGATCTCCTGGAATGGGTGCATCATGAGAATCCGGAAACTGAATATCTGCCAGAGAAGGATTTAGTTCGCGGAATTCAAATTATCGGAACTCTGCAAATTCGCTTGCCTTATGTTGCTTCAACAAAGGCAAGGGCAGCCTTGTCCGAGCTGCTGGGCCGGTCTATTCCTCAAGTGAAAGAGTTTATTCGTTATTTGTTAAGGGAAAATCTGCTTACTGAGAAGGAACATCTCGACAGTAATTTAAAAATTGGCAAAACTAAGATCTACCTTCTTAACTTAAAAGACAAGAAAATCGAAGAAGCGCTTGGACCTATGCTTGAGGAAATTGCTCAGCGTCAGGCAAAGCTAATTTTGGAAGTATAG
- the groES gene encoding co-chaperone GroES: MNIKPLADRVIIKALPMEEKTKSGIIMPDTAKEKPQEGEVVAVGPGKMEKGTRIALDVKPGDKVIYSKYAGTEVKYDGEEYLILKEADILAVLG, from the coding sequence ATGAACATTAAACCTCTCGCAGATCGGGTGATTATTAAAGCACTCCCGATGGAAGAAAAAACAAAGAGCGGAATCATTATGCCGGATACGGCAAAAGAAAAACCGCAAGAAGGCGAAGTTGTAGCTGTAGGACCTGGCAAAATGGAAAAAGGGACTCGTATTGCCCTTGATGTTAAACCGGGCGATAAAGTCATTTATTCCAAGTACGCCGGTACTGAAGTTAAGTATGATGGTGAAGAATACCTGATTTTAAAAGAAGCAGATATCTTAGCCGTTCTTGGCTAA
- the groL gene encoding chaperonin GroEL (60 kDa chaperone family; promotes refolding of misfolded polypeptides especially under stressful conditions; forms two stacked rings of heptamers to form a barrel-shaped 14mer; ends can be capped by GroES; misfolded proteins enter the barrel where they are refolded when GroES binds) yields MAKQIVFNQDARHALERGVNALAEAVRVTLGPKGRNVVLDKKFGSPLITNDGVTIARDIELEDPFENMGAQLVKEVATKTNDVAGDGTTTATVLAQAIIREGLKNVAAGANPMGIKRGIEQAIELVVADIKSNAKLVETSEAIAQVASISASDKNIGSLIAEAMEKVGKDGVITVEEAKGMTTELEVVEGMQFDRGYISAYMVTDTEKMEAVLNEPYILITDKKISSIQDILPVLEKVVQAGRQLLIIAEDIDGEALATLIVNKLKGTFVCVGVKAPGFGDRRKAMLEDIAVLTGGTVITEDLGLKLENTTVDMLGRTRQVRITKEASTIVEGSGNVEDIKKRVEAIKRQIDETTSDFDREKLQERLAKLSGGVAVIQVGAATETEMKEKKLRIEDALAATRAAVEEGIVAGGGTTLIDAINALDKLELTGDEATGVMIIRRALEEPLRQIANNAGQEGSVVVEKVRSSNRGTGFNAVTEVYEDMIAAGIVDPAKVTRSALQNAGSIAAMLLTTECLVSDLPAKDNGAGAMAGMGGMGGMGGMGGMM; encoded by the coding sequence GTGGCAAAGCAAATCGTTTTTAATCAAGATGCTCGACATGCTTTAGAGCGTGGTGTCAATGCTCTCGCAGAAGCTGTTCGTGTTACCCTCGGACCTAAAGGCCGTAATGTTGTATTAGATAAGAAATTCGGATCTCCCTTAATCACCAACGACGGTGTTACCATTGCTCGTGACATTGAGCTCGAAGATCCATTCGAAAATATGGGTGCTCAGCTTGTTAAAGAAGTCGCCACCAAAACTAATGATGTAGCCGGGGATGGAACAACAACCGCAACAGTATTAGCGCAAGCTATTATCAGAGAAGGTTTAAAGAATGTTGCTGCCGGTGCAAATCCTATGGGAATTAAGCGCGGAATTGAGCAAGCCATTGAACTTGTTGTTGCAGATATTAAATCAAATGCTAAACTTGTGGAAACAAGCGAAGCAATTGCCCAAGTTGCTTCTATTTCTGCCAGCGATAAAAATATCGGCAGTCTGATTGCTGAAGCAATGGAAAAAGTAGGTAAAGACGGAGTTATCACTGTTGAAGAAGCAAAGGGCATGACAACTGAGTTGGAAGTTGTTGAAGGAATGCAATTTGACCGTGGTTACATCTCAGCCTATATGGTTACCGATACTGAAAAAATGGAAGCCGTGCTCAATGAACCTTACATCTTAATTACCGATAAGAAAATCAGCTCCATTCAAGACATTCTGCCTGTCCTTGAAAAAGTAGTACAAGCCGGACGCCAACTGCTAATTATTGCTGAAGACATTGATGGGGAAGCTTTAGCCACCCTTATTGTCAACAAGTTAAAAGGAACCTTTGTCTGTGTTGGTGTTAAAGCACCTGGATTTGGTGATCGTCGTAAAGCTATGTTAGAAGATATTGCTGTACTTACCGGCGGAACCGTTATTACCGAAGATCTCGGCTTAAAACTGGAAAACACAACCGTTGATATGCTTGGCCGCACACGTCAAGTTCGCATTACCAAAGAAGCATCCACCATTGTGGAAGGTTCAGGAAATGTGGAAGACATTAAGAAACGTGTTGAAGCAATCAAGAGACAAATTGATGAAACCACTTCGGATTTTGACCGTGAAAAGCTTCAAGAGCGTCTGGCAAAATTATCCGGCGGTGTTGCAGTGATTCAAGTCGGTGCAGCCACCGAAACCGAAATGAAAGAAAAGAAACTTCGCATCGAAGACGCTTTAGCAGCTACTCGTGCTGCCGTTGAAGAAGGTATTGTTGCCGGCGGCGGAACAACCTTAATCGATGCTATCAACGCTTTAGACAAACTTGAACTCACCGGCGATGAAGCAACCGGAGTTATGATCATTCGCCGCGCTCTGGAAGAGCCCCTGCGTCAAATCGCCAACAATGCCGGCCAAGAAGGCTCAGTTGTGGTTGAGAAAGTTCGTTCTTCCAATAGAGGAACCGGTTTCAATGCCGTTACCGAAGTTTATGAAGATATGATCGCAGCCGGTATTGTGGATCCGGCTAAAGTTACACGTTCTGCTCTGCAAAACGCTGGTTCCATCGCTGCTATGCTGCTCACCACTGAATGCTTAGTGTCTGACCTGCCTGCTAAAGACAATGGCGCTGGCGCTATGGCTGGTATGGGCGGAATGGGTGGCATGGGTGGAATGGGCGGCATGATGTAA
- a CDS encoding tyrosine-type recombinase/integrase, translating to MKFCSSYQDKDFVFVNYDRFAGYPLLIKTIEIRMRQLLKAAGFKITLTPHSLRHTHTSHLAEAGVGLEEIMRRLGHKNDDTTRYVYMHVTKSMKKESSRKFSELMRGLRKNTL from the coding sequence ATGAAGTTTTGCAGCTCTTACCAAGATAAAGATTTCGTTTTCGTCAATTATGATCGATTTGCTGGTTACCCGTTACTTATTAAAACTATTGAGATTCGTATGAGGCAGTTGTTAAAGGCCGCTGGATTTAAGATAACTTTAACACCTCATTCTTTACGTCATACACACACATCTCACCTCGCAGAAGCCGGAGTGGGGCTGGAGGAGATCATGCGGCGGCTCGGTCACAAAAATGACGATACAACTCGATACGTCTATATGCATGTTACCAAGTCCATGAAAAAAGAGTCCTCTCGCAAGTTCAGTGAACTCATGAGAGGACTCCGTAAAAACACTTTATAA
- a CDS encoding Arm DNA-binding domain-containing protein, with protein MTGHCFKRGNSWTYVIDVEINPKTGRRKRTSKGGFKTKKEAQIALAKLQLDLSNNTYIDESDIIFKDFAQEWLDLYQSSGKVKISTVRVRTLEINNLMPYFAHCKMSSITKKMYQYALSDLYKRFSNTTLEGIHSTGRMIFKKAVELDIIKNDPTQYAVVPKRKKTVEELGEARETIKYLEKEELAHYLDKCKEVGKPQDYEIFTLLAYTGMRVGELCALKWRDIDFEGCTINITKTYYNPDNNTVKYQLLHPKPKLQFVVLS; from the coding sequence ATGACTGGTCACTGTTTTAAGAGAGGTAATTCCTGGACATATGTAATCGACGTTGAAATTAACCCTAAAACAGGCAGACGCAAAAGAACATCAAAAGGAGGGTTCAAAACCAAAAAAGAAGCACAAATTGCTCTAGCAAAGCTTCAATTAGACCTTTCTAACAACACGTATATTGATGAGTCTGATATTATATTTAAGGATTTTGCCCAAGAATGGTTGGATTTGTATCAAAGTTCCGGCAAAGTTAAAATTAGTACTGTCCGAGTACGGACTCTTGAAATAAACAATTTGATGCCCTATTTTGCGCATTGCAAAATGTCCAGCATAACTAAGAAAATGTATCAATATGCACTAAGTGATCTATATAAACGATTTTCGAATACAACCCTTGAGGGAATCCATTCCACCGGCAGAATGATCTTCAAGAAAGCCGTTGAACTTGACATTATCAAAAATGACCCTACTCAATACGCGGTAGTTCCAAAGCGCAAGAAAACGGTTGAAGAACTTGGAGAAGCTAGGGAGACGATTAAGTATCTTGAAAAAGAAGAGCTCGCTCACTATTTGGATAAATGTAAAGAAGTCGGGAAACCTCAGGATTATGAGATTTTTACCTTACTAGCTTATACAGGCATGAGGGTCGGCGAGCTGTGTGCGCTTAAATGGCGTGATATTGATTTTGAAGGATGTACCATCAATATCACAAAGACCTATTATAATCCCGATAATAACACCGTTAAATATCAACTCCTTCACCCAAAACCGAAACTTCAGTTCGTTGTATTGAGCTAG